From Bifidobacterium longum subsp. longum JCM 1217, one genomic window encodes:
- a CDS encoding exo-beta-1,6-galactobiohydrolase: MRVLSKSLAAMVAAATLVGGGAFAVAGTAYAADNDAITVTPNPWYANSFDGWGTSLAWFANATGSLGEESAITTNLGDDASKAKAVEYGKQLREQFYQSIFGDEGLDLNMARYNVGGGNASDVAYGYPFMRQGAAVPGTWKDDATGSGTYGNGVTTKQADKDKLAAAFDPTDDNQYDFSKSAAQDWWIERGATGDNPDITDVEAFANSAPWFLTNSGYATGGRNSGSNNLANPEKFAQYMAKNVEHLESLGANVDTVEPFNESETSYWGTPGDMASKYTDESDDNTKLINNYWDKYYSDKDRSVTPYSNALKKPQEGMHVSNAQQQQTITALAEALKDNDDTIIAATDATNSADFVKSYNQYPQAIKDLIGQYNVHAYSDSNQMQSRDIAQADGKKLSMSEVDGSWQSGSYNPYGFDNALGMMSKISSNVTRLQSKDFTFWQVVEDLYNMQMGSNVNPAGENTNWGTVLIDFDCTVAGMDGKLYSERRVNNNGGTTDGLEPCTVIANAKYNGVKAITHFIHAGDKVIANNDEDNNMTATSDDGKTQTVIHRNSGTSDQTFVIDLSKYGEIADNAYGELYLTTETSAEDKNAGVDSATPEVFAKTSNVKQAEGSVMIDKAAKTATVTVPARSIASIQLTGVTGYAKDAAVETGDTYQLVGKQSGKAVADTTSGDSALSLANVASDAENAKKQTWTFTQIEQPTDSERPDLKAYVITNAEGKVLVSKDGTNALSNETVGAAKSDPAAKWILNTSDGSTYQLLNAATKTNLDVDNSGTTVGTKVGLWQSPSGTSPSANQTWTLRNVTPTSQKTVNVQTAVNEKAVLPVEVTLYYTWGEGKATVANWDTSKVDVAKEGAYEATATATDVYGNEFNVTATVYVGALTVSDPVSATVLAGTSASEAKAALEAAPVYLHVKASPAFEGDAAKVTWNFDGLDTKLADAKAGDNIAVTGTYQLDDATTIALKGAIYVTAATPENVADTASNLTVTNQQTEYSKGDQWKKLTDGDTSAEAWVTWNSAGDYSASPTATIDFGSECELSSVTITYGDKAPASAKAEYTTDGETWMQFGSDVKPAAGQTVTFKADKGTVNATKMRIVNTVNNDYMNATEIQAFVTPVQGAAKNIAAASGTNFSVNFQEGASASKAIDGDTTSKGWSTWASTASTVDPVATFTFDEAQTITEVKTFFYYDGRASWPKSQTLEYQDEAGEWHGVGTKDGWKIQAGDAGSGSDGITAADTPTVDFVLGTPVKAKAIRLTNTLQDTKVYINVAEIQVFAQDSTVLTPQPASDATLGDLRLDGETVEGFDPSKTDYTVDLPVDAEANPVLQAFATDNAAAVKVTGDAVENGKLGGKAAITVTSADESETKTYTVTFNAFTLASLKVIGPTKTEYAIGDKLDTAGLKVTAVYQSGDKTKEVPVALDDPQLAIGSFDSTTAGKKAITVSYRGVTATFNVTVKANAVAPGPEEQKPGNTNKPGATGNGNKNTVANTGSSVAAIAGAVALLAAAAGALFMLRKRA; this comes from the coding sequence GGCTGATAACGATGCCATTACCGTGACCCCGAACCCGTGGTATGCCAACAGTTTCGATGGCTGGGGCACCTCGCTGGCTTGGTTCGCCAACGCCACCGGCAGCCTCGGCGAGGAATCGGCCATCACCACCAATCTCGGCGATGACGCTTCCAAGGCTAAGGCTGTGGAATACGGCAAGCAGCTGCGCGAACAGTTCTACCAGTCCATCTTCGGTGATGAAGGACTGGACCTGAACATGGCCCGCTACAACGTGGGCGGCGGCAATGCCTCCGATGTTGCCTACGGCTACCCATTCATGCGCCAAGGCGCTGCCGTGCCTGGCACGTGGAAAGATGACGCCACCGGCTCCGGCACGTATGGCAATGGCGTAACCACCAAGCAGGCCGACAAAGACAAGCTGGCTGCGGCATTCGACCCGACTGACGACAACCAGTATGACTTCTCCAAGTCCGCCGCCCAAGACTGGTGGATTGAGCGCGGTGCCACCGGCGATAACCCCGACATCACCGATGTAGAGGCCTTCGCCAACTCCGCTCCGTGGTTCCTGACCAACAGCGGTTACGCCACTGGTGGACGCAACTCCGGTAGCAATAATCTTGCAAACCCTGAGAAATTCGCTCAGTACATGGCCAAGAACGTCGAGCACCTCGAAAGCCTTGGCGCAAACGTTGACACGGTCGAGCCGTTCAACGAGTCCGAGACCAGTTACTGGGGCACTCCGGGCGACATGGCTTCGAAGTACACCGATGAGAGCGATGACAACACCAAGCTCATTAACAACTACTGGGATAAGTACTACTCCGACAAAGATAGGTCCGTCACCCCATACTCCAACGCGCTGAAGAAGCCGCAGGAGGGTATGCATGTCAGCAACGCCCAGCAGCAGCAGACGATTACCGCACTCGCTGAGGCGCTCAAGGACAATGATGACACCATCATCGCAGCCACCGATGCCACGAACTCCGCCGACTTCGTCAAGTCGTACAACCAGTACCCGCAGGCGATCAAGGACCTTATCGGCCAGTACAACGTTCACGCCTACTCCGACAGCAACCAGATGCAGTCGCGCGATATCGCTCAGGCAGACGGCAAGAAGCTGTCGATGAGCGAGGTGGACGGCTCCTGGCAGTCCGGCTCCTACAACCCGTACGGTTTCGACAACGCGCTGGGCATGATGAGCAAGATCAGCTCCAACGTCACCCGCCTGCAGTCCAAGGACTTCACCTTCTGGCAGGTGGTCGAGGACCTCTACAACATGCAGATGGGCTCGAATGTGAATCCGGCCGGTGAGAACACCAACTGGGGCACCGTGCTCATCGACTTCGACTGCACCGTGGCTGGCATGGACGGCAAGCTCTACTCCGAGCGCCGCGTGAACAACAACGGCGGTACCACCGATGGACTTGAACCGTGCACGGTTATTGCAAACGCCAAGTACAACGGCGTCAAGGCCATCACCCACTTCATCCACGCGGGCGACAAGGTCATCGCCAACAACGATGAAGACAACAACATGACTGCCACCTCCGACGATGGCAAGACGCAGACCGTCATCCACCGCAACTCCGGCACCTCTGACCAGACCTTCGTCATCGACCTGTCGAAGTACGGCGAGATTGCCGACAACGCTTACGGTGAGCTCTACCTGACCACCGAAACCTCTGCCGAAGACAAGAACGCGGGTGTCGATTCCGCCACTCCGGAAGTCTTCGCCAAGACCAGCAACGTCAAGCAAGCTGAAGGCTCTGTGATGATTGACAAGGCTGCCAAGACCGCTACGGTCACTGTGCCCGCCCGTTCTATCGCCTCCATCCAGCTCACTGGCGTGACCGGCTACGCTAAGGATGCTGCCGTCGAGACCGGCGACACTTACCAGCTCGTTGGTAAGCAGTCCGGCAAGGCCGTGGCTGATACCACTTCTGGTGATTCCGCGCTGTCCCTGGCCAACGTCGCTTCCGATGCCGAGAACGCCAAGAAGCAGACTTGGACCTTTACCCAGATCGAGCAGCCCACCGACTCCGAGCGCCCTGATCTCAAGGCTTATGTGATTACTAACGCCGAAGGCAAGGTGCTGGTGTCCAAGGATGGCACGAACGCGCTTTCCAACGAAACGGTTGGGGCCGCTAAATCCGACCCGGCTGCCAAGTGGATTCTCAACACTTCCGATGGTTCGACCTACCAGCTGCTCAATGCCGCGACTAAGACGAACCTTGATGTGGATAACTCTGGTACCACAGTCGGCACGAAGGTTGGCTTGTGGCAGTCACCGAGCGGCACTTCGCCGTCCGCCAACCAGACATGGACTCTGCGCAATGTAACGCCGACCAGCCAGAAGACCGTGAACGTGCAGACCGCCGTTAACGAGAAGGCCGTGCTTCCGGTCGAAGTCACGCTCTACTACACTTGGGGCGAAGGCAAGGCCACGGTTGCCAACTGGGATACTTCCAAGGTCGATGTGGCCAAGGAAGGCGCCTACGAAGCCACCGCTACCGCCACCGATGTGTACGGCAACGAGTTCAACGTCACCGCTACGGTCTACGTTGGCGCGCTCACCGTTTCCGATCCGGTATCGGCTACAGTGCTGGCCGGCACCAGTGCGAGCGAGGCGAAGGCCGCGCTTGAGGCTGCGCCGGTGTACCTACACGTCAAGGCATCGCCTGCATTCGAGGGCGATGCGGCTAAGGTTACGTGGAACTTCGATGGGCTTGATACCAAGCTCGCCGATGCCAAGGCTGGCGACAACATTGCCGTGACCGGTACTTACCAGCTGGACGACGCGACCACGATTGCACTGAAGGGCGCGATCTATGTCACCGCCGCCACGCCTGAGAATGTGGCCGACACTGCTTCCAACCTGACCGTGACCAACCAGCAGACGGAATACAGCAAGGGCGATCAGTGGAAGAAGCTCACCGATGGTGACACGTCAGCTGAAGCCTGGGTGACGTGGAACTCTGCTGGTGACTATTCCGCCAGCCCGACCGCCACGATTGACTTCGGCTCTGAGTGTGAGCTTAGCAGCGTGACCATTACGTATGGTGACAAGGCTCCGGCTTCCGCCAAGGCCGAGTACACCACTGATGGCGAGACGTGGATGCAATTCGGTAGCGATGTTAAGCCTGCCGCAGGCCAGACGGTGACGTTCAAGGCCGATAAGGGCACAGTGAATGCCACGAAGATGCGCATTGTGAACACCGTGAACAACGACTACATGAACGCCACCGAAATTCAGGCATTCGTGACGCCGGTTCAGGGTGCTGCGAAGAACATCGCCGCGGCCTCTGGCACGAACTTCTCGGTGAACTTCCAGGAGGGTGCCTCCGCTTCCAAGGCCATCGATGGTGACACTACGTCAAAGGGTTGGTCCACTTGGGCTTCCACCGCCTCGACGGTGGACCCGGTCGCCACGTTCACCTTCGACGAAGCTCAGACCATCACCGAAGTGAAGACCTTCTTCTACTACGATGGTCGTGCGTCTTGGCCGAAGAGCCAGACGCTGGAATACCAGGATGAGGCTGGCGAATGGCATGGAGTCGGTACCAAGGATGGCTGGAAGATACAGGCCGGCGATGCCGGCTCTGGCTCCGACGGCATCACCGCCGCCGACACCCCGACCGTTGACTTCGTGCTCGGCACCCCGGTAAAGGCCAAGGCCATCCGCCTGACTAACACATTGCAGGACACCAAGGTGTACATCAACGTGGCTGAGATCCAGGTGTTCGCACAAGACAGCACGGTACTCACCCCGCAGCCAGCATCCGATGCCACGCTGGGCGACCTGCGTCTTGACGGCGAAACCGTTGAAGGCTTCGACCCGTCCAAGACCGACTACACGGTTGATCTGCCGGTCGACGCCGAGGCAAACCCGGTGCTGCAGGCCTTCGCCACCGACAATGCCGCCGCCGTCAAGGTGACTGGCGACGCGGTTGAGAACGGCAAGCTTGGCGGCAAGGCCGCCATTACGGTGACCTCAGCCGACGAGTCTGAGACGAAGACCTACACGGTGACCTTCAACGCCTTCACTTTGGCTTCGCTCAAGGTGATCGGACCCACGAAGACCGAGTACGCCATCGGCGACAAGCTCGATACCGCCGGTCTGAAGGTGACTGCCGTCTACCAGAGTGGCGACAAGACCAAGGAAGTGCCGGTCGCTCTTGACGACCCGCAGCTTGCGATTGGCTCGTTCGACTCCACCACCGCAGGCAAGAAGGCGATTACCGTCTCCTACCGTGGTGTGACCGCGACCTTCAACGTCACGGTCAAGGCCAACGCAGTCGCCCCTGGCCCTGAAGAACAGAAGCCCGGCAACACCAACAAGCCCGGTGCCACCGGCAACGGCAACAAGAACACGGTGGCCAACACCGGTTCCAGTGTTGCCGCCATCGCTGGCGCTGTCGCTCTGCTGGCCGCTGCCGCGGGTGCACTGTTCATGCTGCGCAAGCGTGCATAG